A part of Candidatus Hydrogenedentota bacterium genomic DNA contains:
- a CDS encoding DUF5011 domain-containing protein yields MNDFAVDVAGNVHMVGVFGGTVDFDPGAAKAEFTAAGYRDVFILKLDPSGAFLWGQVVGGTSNDVDAESGNAIALDGDGNVYTTGHFQGTLDFDPGEGVVERTSAGCADIFVLKLDASGAFVWARSMGGSHQIVLEKSEACFTDIGFAIASDTLGNVYTTGQFYGLADFDPGDGVFNLNGGSGGVFIQKLTPDGDFAWARAMGEGGVLDPDGDQVVPDVGRGIAVDGIGNVYTTGQFVGTVDFDPGDGRADVTSQGYYDVFVQKLNADGHFEWIWSAGAAGSESSPAIVVDSGENLFVSGFASGVADFDPGVETEALQGAGGYVLKLDSEGDFVWVRSAQGRDVALDGAGDLYLAGGFEVTVDLDPGEGVAEALSQGETDAFIQRLDAAGQLVWAKAIGGTGADSGTHVAVDGAGHVYSAGYFEQSVDFDPGAGTVELASASATEVFVVRFDPDTASPGVASIIPAIEGPSNASAIDFTVTFSEAVLLFDGPEDVVVTHAGTDSTGIAITGGPVVYTVSVSGISGDGSFTLAVSEVADVQDAAGNLVSERVDSDAVLIDNTPPMITVVDATGPANVVDCGGVYSDAGATASDGLNGALEIAVSGAVDSNTPGEYIITYSALDAAGNESTATRTVAVLDNCTGGEEADAIIQALLDGFSTADDNGDGVLSFAEASGFQSALTQTLFDAWDSGNDQVLSRAELRAVAGGASGCTWPRSGMATGFREHLGGIFLLGLSLVVLLAATGHGKYK; encoded by the coding sequence GTGAATGACTTTGCGGTCGATGTCGCCGGCAACGTACACATGGTCGGAGTTTTTGGGGGGACCGTGGATTTTGATCCGGGTGCGGCGAAGGCGGAATTCACTGCGGCGGGCTACCGGGACGTCTTTATCTTGAAACTGGACCCGTCAGGCGCTTTTTTGTGGGGCCAGGTGGTAGGGGGAACGAGCAACGATGTGGACGCGGAATCAGGCAATGCTATTGCGTTGGACGGTGATGGCAACGTGTACACGACGGGCCATTTTCAGGGCACGCTCGATTTTGACCCAGGAGAAGGCGTCGTCGAGCGTACCAGCGCGGGATGCGCGGATATTTTTGTGCTGAAATTGGACGCCAGCGGGGCCTTCGTGTGGGCGCGTTCCATGGGCGGAAGCCATCAAATTGTCCTGGAAAAGAGCGAGGCTTGTTTTACCGACATCGGCTTCGCCATTGCGTCGGACACTTTGGGCAACGTGTACACGACAGGCCAGTTCTACGGGCTGGCCGATTTTGACCCTGGAGACGGGGTATTCAATCTTAACGGCGGGTCGGGTGGCGTTTTCATTCAGAAGTTGACGCCGGACGGAGACTTTGCATGGGCGCGTGCGATGGGCGAAGGCGGCGTTTTGGATCCCGATGGGGACCAGGTCGTTCCCGACGTTGGCCGCGGCATTGCGGTGGATGGCATCGGAAACGTGTACACGACGGGGCAATTTGTTGGTACGGTGGACTTCGATCCGGGCGATGGGCGAGCGGATGTGACATCGCAGGGTTACTACGATGTGTTCGTACAGAAACTGAACGCCGATGGTCACTTTGAATGGATTTGGAGTGCGGGTGCGGCGGGTTCAGAGTCGAGCCCGGCGATTGTAGTAGATAGTGGTGAGAACCTATTTGTCTCCGGTTTTGCGAGTGGTGTGGCCGATTTCGACCCAGGCGTGGAGACTGAAGCTCTCCAGGGTGCGGGTGGATATGTCCTCAAGTTGGATTCCGAAGGTGACTTCGTGTGGGTTCGCAGCGCGCAGGGGCGGGATGTCGCGTTGGACGGCGCGGGCGACCTCTATCTGGCGGGCGGGTTTGAAGTAACGGTGGATCTTGATCCGGGTGAAGGAGTAGCCGAAGCCCTGAGTCAGGGGGAAACTGATGCGTTTATCCAGCGTCTGGATGCGGCGGGCCAATTGGTCTGGGCGAAGGCAATCGGGGGGACGGGTGCGGACTCCGGAACTCACGTGGCTGTCGACGGTGCGGGTCATGTCTATAGCGCAGGATACTTTGAGCAATCGGTCGACTTCGATCCAGGCGCTGGCACGGTGGAACTGGCCAGCGCAAGTGCGACGGAGGTTTTCGTCGTCCGTTTTGATCCCGATACTGCGTCCCCCGGAGTTGCATCGATCATTCCCGCCATTGAAGGGCCTTCGAACGCCAGCGCAATCGACTTTACGGTCACCTTCAGCGAGGCGGTGCTGCTGTTCGATGGGCCGGAGGATGTGGTGGTCACCCACGCGGGTACGGACAGCACGGGAATCGCGATCACCGGGGGGCCGGTCGTGTACACGGTTTCTGTTTCGGGAATCTCCGGTGACGGGTCGTTCACATTGGCGGTCTCGGAGGTGGCGGATGTGCAGGACGCGGCGGGAAATCTCGTGTCCGAACGTGTCGACAGTGACGCCGTACTTATCGACAACACGCCACCGATGATTACCGTCGTTGACGCCACGGGGCCCGCCAATGTGGTGGATTGTGGCGGTGTCTACTCGGACGCCGGGGCGACGGCCTCGGATGGCTTGAATGGCGCACTCGAAATCGCGGTTTCTGGGGCCGTGGACTCGAATACGCCCGGCGAGTACATAATTACCTATTCTGCGCTCGACGCCGCCGGAAATGAATCGACGGCCACGCGCACCGTGGCCGTGCTCGACAATTGCACGGGCGGCGAGGAAGCCGATGCGATCATACAGGCGTTGCTCGATGGATTCTCGACCGCTGATGACAATGGCGACGGCGTCTTGAGTTTCGCCGAGGCATCGGGATTTCAATCGGCGCTGACGCAAACTCTCTTCGACGCGTGGGATAGCGGCAACGACCAAGTACTGAGCCGGGCTGAGTTGAGGGCGGTGGCTGGAGGCGCCTCCGGCTGCACCTGGCCAAGGTCCGGAATGGCGACGGGTTTCCGCGAGCATCTGGGGGGTATATTTCTGCTGGGCCTGAGCCTGGTGGTGCTCCTGGCCGCCACGGGACACGGGAAGTACAAGTAG
- a CDS encoding recombinase A yields the protein MIFTPEEPAMATATISPSSSKILSASTLLAHRRLAAPPKIWGLDMIAGRFIALDPDPESGTAALSLLAGLIREVQAAEGYAAWIAGPQRIFFPPDFAAAGVDLAALPIVRAPDATKAARAADTLLRSGSFALIVLDGDGQALPLALQTRLAGLAHQHHTGLVCLRAPGETATRGSLVSLRCTTQKRRTGHDCFSCELRAVKDKRQTPGWTHQELRHGPDGLC from the coding sequence GTGATTTTCACCCCCGAGGAGCCCGCCATGGCCACCGCGACCATCAGTCCTTCATCTTCTAAGATCCTCAGCGCCAGCACGTTGCTGGCCCACCGAAGGCTTGCCGCCCCGCCGAAAATCTGGGGGCTCGACATGATCGCGGGCCGCTTTATTGCCCTTGATCCCGACCCGGAATCGGGCACGGCGGCCCTGAGTCTGCTGGCCGGGCTTATCCGCGAGGTGCAGGCCGCGGAGGGCTATGCCGCGTGGATCGCGGGGCCTCAGCGCATCTTTTTCCCGCCGGATTTCGCGGCGGCGGGCGTGGATCTGGCCGCCCTGCCCATTGTACGCGCGCCGGATGCCACGAAAGCCGCGCGGGCGGCCGATACCCTGCTGCGTTCGGGCAGCTTTGCCCTGATCGTGCTCGATGGCGATGGCCAGGCCCTCCCGCTGGCGCTCCAGACGCGGCTGGCGGGCCTGGCCCATCAGCACCACACGGGGCTGGTGTGCCTGCGCGCACCGGGCGAGACGGCGACGCGGGGCTCCCTGGTTTCGCTGCGCTGCACCACACAAAAACGTCGCACGGGCCACGATTGCTTCTCCTGCGAATTGCGCGCCGTGAAGGACAAACGCCAAACCCCGGGCTGGACCCATCAGGAGCTGCGTCATGGACCGGACGGCCTGTGTTAA
- a CDS encoding DNA polymerase Y family protein, producing MDRTACVNCPALPLQLLAGSHPDWRKHPMVVVDRDKPNGVIQWTNAAAREFRIFPGMRYAAGLALAAELRGGEVDEIAVKEAVADLTRRLWNFSPRIEPAPNEAGVFWADVSGMGVVYPCLTGWAEAVRDDFREAGFRATVAVGFTRFGSYAAARSRADNIVFATPAEEQAHVNSVPMSRLRLHADLQDTLYKLGVSTIGQFLTLPDRGLRKRFGADAEALYRLAKGTDWRPLQPLPPRDPATCTLMLDYPESDAGRLLAYLADLLRALLSELAEYHELLETFYWRFTLDNNDEERGEISPAAPTRDANQILSLVRLNLEQLRLPSGVVELWASAAGKPITEHQVDLFQEAPRRNAEAARRAFAQIRAELGNDAVMVARLGAGHLPEAQYRWESLSDLPRPRPGAPATLPLVRRIYRPAMPLPPRDRHEPDGWLIAGVSEGPVEEVIGPQLITGGWWRAEVARAYYYVRTRNGRWFWIYHDLKRRRWFLQGEVQ from the coding sequence ATGGACCGGACGGCCTGTGTTAATTGCCCGGCGCTGCCGCTCCAGTTGCTGGCGGGCAGCCACCCGGACTGGCGGAAGCACCCGATGGTGGTGGTGGATCGGGACAAGCCCAATGGTGTGATCCAGTGGACCAATGCGGCCGCGCGGGAGTTCCGCATCTTCCCCGGTATGCGCTATGCCGCCGGGCTCGCCCTGGCGGCGGAGTTGCGCGGCGGGGAAGTGGACGAGATCGCGGTGAAAGAGGCGGTGGCCGATCTTACGCGGCGCCTGTGGAATTTCAGTCCGCGCATCGAGCCCGCGCCGAACGAGGCGGGTGTCTTCTGGGCCGATGTCTCGGGCATGGGCGTGGTTTATCCGTGTCTGACGGGCTGGGCCGAGGCCGTGCGCGATGATTTTCGTGAGGCGGGGTTTCGCGCGACGGTGGCGGTGGGCTTCACGCGCTTCGGAAGTTATGCGGCGGCCCGTTCGCGGGCGGACAATATCGTCTTCGCAACGCCCGCGGAGGAGCAGGCCCACGTAAACAGCGTGCCCATGAGCCGCCTGCGCCTCCACGCGGACTTGCAGGACACGCTCTACAAGCTGGGCGTCTCCACCATCGGCCAGTTTCTCACCCTGCCGGATCGGGGCCTGCGCAAGCGCTTCGGCGCGGATGCGGAGGCCCTCTATCGCCTGGCGAAGGGCACGGACTGGCGGCCGCTTCAGCCCCTGCCCCCGCGCGATCCCGCGACGTGCACCCTGATGCTGGATTATCCCGAGAGCGACGCGGGGCGGCTGCTGGCCTATCTGGCGGATCTGCTCCGGGCGCTGCTGTCGGAACTGGCGGAGTATCACGAACTGCTGGAGACGTTTTACTGGCGCTTCACGCTGGACAACAACGATGAGGAGCGCGGCGAGATCTCCCCCGCCGCGCCCACGCGCGACGCGAATCAGATTTTGAGTCTGGTGCGGCTGAACCTGGAGCAGCTCCGCCTCCCCTCGGGCGTGGTGGAGCTCTGGGCCAGCGCGGCTGGCAAGCCCATCACGGAGCACCAGGTCGATCTCTTTCAGGAAGCGCCCCGGCGCAACGCGGAGGCGGCCCGCCGGGCCTTCGCCCAGATCCGCGCGGAGCTGGGCAACGACGCCGTGATGGTGGCGCGCCTGGGTGCGGGCCATCTGCCCGAGGCGCAATATCGCTGGGAGAGCCTGAGCGATCTACCCCGTCCCCGGCCCGGCGCGCCCGCCACTTTGCCGCTGGTGCGCCGCATCTACCGGCCCGCCATGCCCCTGCCCCCGCGGGACCGCCACGAGCCCGACGGTTGGCTCATCGCGGGGGTAAGCGAAGGACCGGTGGAAGAGGTGATCGGGCCTCAGCTCATCACGGGCGGCTGGTGGCGCGCGGAGGTGGCGCGGGCCTATTACTATGTGCGGACGCGGAATGGCCGGTGGTTCTGGATCTACCACGATCTGAAACGGAGACGCTGGTTTCTGCAGGGGGAAGTGCAATGA
- a CDS encoding DUF3109 family protein → MTEPTKFLNLDQARFECTFGRGCEGICCRNGRPPVRADEAERIDRVLDRVLPLLRPEARALVEREGYLSNRVKDGAPMLRVTGGWCVFFSQGCALHTLGATDGDPHQYKPRVCSLFPVERAGTSQWYVRQAGYRGEQWNELPCLNPTESTPMARDTLKDELEIAKRVAEEESKSVTL, encoded by the coding sequence ATGACCGAGCCCACAAAATTCCTCAACCTCGACCAAGCCCGCTTCGAATGCACCTTCGGCCGCGGCTGCGAAGGCATCTGCTGCCGCAACGGGCGACCGCCCGTTCGGGCGGACGAAGCCGAGCGCATCGACCGCGTGCTCGATCGCGTCCTGCCGCTCCTGCGGCCCGAGGCCAGGGCCCTGGTCGAGCGCGAAGGCTACCTGTCCAATCGCGTCAAAGATGGCGCGCCCATGCTCCGCGTCACGGGAGGATGGTGCGTCTTCTTCTCCCAGGGCTGCGCCCTCCACACCCTCGGCGCGACCGACGGCGACCCACACCAATACAAGCCCAGAGTTTGCAGTCTTTTCCCCGTCGAACGCGCCGGCACAAGCCAATGGTACGTGCGGCAGGCCGGCTACCGGGGCGAACAATGGAACGAGCTCCCCTGCCTCAATCCGACAGAATCAACACCCATGGCCCGCGACACCCTGAAAGACGAACTCGAGATCGCGAAGCGGGTGGCTGAGGAAGAATCAAAAAGTGTAACACTTTAG
- a CDS encoding GNAT family N-acetyltransferase — MIRELTPEDRDAIRGMLADCGAFSEEEVEVGLEVFDDGVAGGLDGPYPHFGLVRDGALCGYVCVGSTPLTAATWHLYWICVHPSAQRHGCGRALLNHAEDFVRNKGGETLVIETGGRPDYSGQRAFYERNNYKEVGRIPDFYKPGDDGVIYWRRL, encoded by the coding sequence ATGATACGCGAACTCACCCCGGAAGATCGCGACGCTATTCGCGGCATGCTCGCCGACTGTGGTGCTTTCAGCGAGGAAGAGGTGGAGGTAGGCCTCGAAGTCTTCGACGACGGTGTGGCCGGGGGCCTCGACGGACCCTATCCCCACTTCGGTCTCGTCCGCGACGGCGCGCTCTGCGGCTATGTATGTGTTGGCAGCACCCCCCTGACCGCCGCCACCTGGCACCTCTACTGGATCTGCGTCCACCCCAGCGCCCAGCGCCACGGATGCGGTCGCGCCCTCCTGAACCACGCGGAAGATTTCGTCCGAAACAAAGGCGGCGAAACGCTCGTCATCGAGACCGGCGGCCGCCCCGACTACTCCGGACAGCGCGCTTTCTACGAACGCAACAACTACAAAGAAGTAGGCAGAATCCCCGATTTCTACAAACCGGGCGACGACGGCGTAATCTACTGGCGGCGGCTATGA
- a CDS encoding four helix bundle protein yields the protein MSQSFLPKHGGYRNLRSYQKSVIVYDATVYFCGRYLSKRDRTFDQMIQAARSGKQNIVEGSMASGTSKETELKLTNVARASLEELLEDYQDFLRARNSGEWPTDHAYTKRLRVLCRKPDGDYETFKKGIEHEDPLISANVIIGLIRVTCYLLNRQIAQLQEAFVEQGGVRERMSKARLERRAEQQREDRDREEGRRT from the coding sequence ATGTCCCAAAGCTTCCTCCCCAAACACGGCGGCTACCGCAACCTCAGGTCCTACCAGAAAAGCGTCATCGTCTACGACGCCACCGTCTACTTCTGCGGGCGCTACCTGAGCAAGCGCGATCGCACCTTCGATCAGATGATCCAGGCCGCCCGCTCCGGCAAGCAGAACATCGTCGAAGGCAGCATGGCCTCGGGCACTTCAAAAGAGACCGAGCTGAAACTCACCAACGTGGCGCGGGCGAGTCTGGAGGAACTGCTGGAAGACTACCAGGACTTCCTGCGCGCGCGAAACAGTGGGGAGTGGCCCACCGACCACGCTTACACGAAACGCCTGCGCGTCCTGTGTCGGAAGCCCGATGGAGACTACGAGACCTTCAAGAAAGGAATAGAGCACGAAGATCCACTGATCAGCGCGAACGTGATCATCGGACTGATCCGCGTTACCTGCTATTTGCTCAACCGGCAGATCGCCCAGTTGCAGGAAGCCTTCGTAGAGCAGGGGGGCGTCCGCGAAAGGATGAGCAAGGCACGCCTGGAGCGCCGCGCGGAGCAACAGCGGGAAGATCGAGATCGCGAGGAGGGACGAAGGACTTAA
- a CDS encoding D-alanine--D-alanine ligase, whose amino-acid sequence MKVAILHNPRPEVIPAGVPDDTYEEYDGQVTVQAIAGALKRLGLESEPVIADKTMVRRLEEGGFGFVFNIAEGSGRRCREAVPAAVCELLGIPYTGSDALTLAVTLDKATARRVVSPEVPVAAGALVERDEDFARLDALRYPVLVKPNDEGSSKGIRSNPIANDAAEAIARCQWLREQYGCAALVEEFVSGVEVTVGITGNGPEARCLGAMEIAPVNATAPFVYSLEVKRNWREEVRYFVPPRLDAEVLGELHRLALTAYRLLGCLDFARMDFRLDASGRPHFLECNALPGLNPESSDIVFLSRDTVPYDSLVQGILVDAARRQGVNFA is encoded by the coding sequence ATGAAGGTTGCGATCCTGCACAACCCGCGGCCGGAGGTGATTCCGGCCGGGGTTCCCGACGATACCTATGAAGAATACGACGGCCAGGTAACAGTCCAAGCCATCGCCGGCGCATTGAAGAGATTGGGGCTCGAATCGGAGCCCGTCATCGCGGATAAAACCATGGTCCGGCGTCTCGAAGAGGGCGGATTTGGATTCGTCTTCAATATAGCCGAGGGCAGCGGACGGCGCTGCCGCGAGGCGGTGCCAGCCGCCGTGTGCGAATTGCTCGGCATTCCCTATACGGGCTCCGACGCGCTGACCCTCGCCGTGACCTTGGACAAAGCCACCGCACGGCGCGTGGTCTCGCCCGAGGTGCCCGTGGCGGCAGGTGCGCTGGTGGAGCGGGATGAAGATTTCGCGCGCTTGGACGCCCTGCGCTATCCCGTGCTGGTAAAGCCCAACGACGAGGGCAGCAGCAAGGGTATTCGAAGCAATCCCATCGCGAATGATGCCGCCGAAGCCATCGCCCGGTGCCAATGGCTTCGGGAGCAGTATGGCTGCGCCGCTCTCGTGGAAGAGTTCGTCAGCGGCGTGGAAGTCACCGTCGGCATCACCGGGAACGGCCCCGAGGCACGATGTCTGGGCGCCATGGAGATTGCGCCGGTAAATGCCACCGCGCCCTTTGTCTATTCCCTCGAGGTGAAGCGCAACTGGCGCGAGGAAGTTCGTTATTTCGTGCCGCCCCGGCTGGACGCTGAAGTGCTGGGCGAACTGCATCGCCTGGCCCTGACGGCCTACCGCCTGCTGGGTTGCCTGGACTTCGCGCGCATGGATTTTCGCTTGGACGCCTCCGGCCGACCCCACTTTCTGGAGTGCAACGCCCTGCCGGGATTGAACCCCGAGTCGAGCGATATCGTTTTTCTATCGCGCGACACGGTGCCCTATGATTCGCTGGTCCAGGGCATTCTTGTGGATGCAGCGCGGAGACAAGGAGTAAATTTCGCGTGA
- a CDS encoding error-prone DNA polymerase, translated as MSGGWKRGETKDLKDLKDLKDLKDLKDTVDTRSSSRLSTVNCQLSTIHYPLSTPYVPLWCKSVYSFLEGASHPDELVEEAHRLGLRSLALTDRDGVYGLVRAHKRAQELGVHLIAGAEVSIEDGSRIVLLAMDRGGYANLCGLISTGRLRSPKGQSQVTWSEVCERAEGLIALWGGAGSRIVAEAPPGREADLLREAFGNRLYALLTRHREAADGRREHRLRERAKALGLPLVAGMETLYHTPTRRPLQDVLACLRRGVTLATAGTVIHPNDEHSLRAPRGFSDLYADDPEAVEMTVAIAARCTFSLGEIRYRYPVERLPGDTDLAQHLNNLTYAGAAGRYPQGIPDDVRAQVDKELALIHELQFEGYFLTMWEIVQFCRREQILCQGRGSAANSAVCYCLGITAVDPVRMGLLFERFLSRERNEPPDIDLDIEHSRREEAIQHVYQHYGRTHAAMVANFIRYRARSAVRDVGKVLGLPETALERLARLLSHHDFPTDDTLRTAGLDPANPVHGHLLRLTQEIEDVPRHLSIHPGGFLLGHEAVSTLVPIENGAMADRTVIQWDKDDIEELGLFKVDLLGLGALNVVHRAFDLIEQHTGETWTLATIPPEDPATFAQIQQGDTVGVFQIESRAQMAMLPRLRPKNYYDLVIEVSIVRPGPITGGMVHPYLRRRNGEEPVTYPHACLEPVLKKTLGIPLFQEQVMQLAMVAADYTPGEADQLRRDMAAWKKSGRILRHRDRLISRMMKKGIAREFAERVFEQIQGFGEYGFPESHAASFALIAYATAWLKQHHPAAFLTALLNAQPMGFYSPATLVEDAKRHDVEVRPIDIRYSDWDCTLEGERTKDLKDGRDLKDKDSAASYSLSTVNYQLSTPHFQLSTINCQLSTRMGFRFVKGLQESEARRILAARAEAPFTSLDDFARRARLPHGSLVRLAEAGGLAAFRDDRRSALWSALGLDRDLHADLDLATPEPEANLDPLTRAEAIHWDYAYTSHSTHGHPIAPYRETLARQGLPDAARVAAMKNGTRTRYAGLVICRQRPGTAAGVVFMTLEDETGLVNLVVWERVYKQHRTLVKTQSFIGVTGKLQVQSGVTHLVAEELWIPETRLTTEETKSRDFH; from the coding sequence ATGAGCGGCGGGTGGAAGCGGGGAGAGACGAAGGACTTAAAGGACTTAAAGGACTTGAAGGACTTGAAGGACTTGAAGGACACAGTGGACACCCGCTCCTCCTCCAGGCTGTCCACTGTCAACTGTCAACTGTCAACTATCCACTATCCACTATCAACTCCCTACGTACCGCTGTGGTGCAAGAGCGTCTACTCCTTCCTCGAAGGGGCGAGTCACCCCGACGAACTCGTGGAGGAGGCCCACCGCCTGGGCCTTCGCTCTCTGGCGCTCACGGATCGCGATGGGGTCTATGGCCTCGTGCGCGCCCACAAGCGCGCGCAGGAGCTGGGCGTCCACCTCATCGCGGGCGCGGAAGTTTCTATCGAGGATGGCTCCCGGATTGTTTTGCTTGCCATGGATCGCGGGGGCTATGCGAATCTCTGCGGGCTCATCTCCACGGGGCGACTCCGCTCACCCAAGGGGCAGAGCCAGGTGACGTGGAGCGAGGTCTGTGAACGTGCCGAGGGGCTCATCGCGTTGTGGGGCGGCGCGGGAAGTCGCATCGTTGCCGAGGCGCCGCCGGGCAGAGAAGCCGACCTCCTGCGGGAGGCTTTTGGCAATCGCCTCTACGCCCTCCTCACGCGCCATCGCGAGGCCGCCGATGGACGCCGGGAGCACCGTCTTCGCGAGCGGGCGAAGGCCCTCGGACTCCCCCTCGTCGCCGGGATGGAAACGCTCTACCATACGCCCACGCGAAGGCCCCTGCAGGATGTCCTCGCGTGCCTCCGGCGCGGCGTTACCCTGGCCACGGCGGGCACGGTGATCCACCCGAACGACGAACACAGCCTCCGCGCGCCGAGGGGCTTTTCCGATCTCTATGCCGACGATCCCGAGGCCGTGGAAATGACCGTCGCCATCGCCGCGCGCTGCACCTTTTCCCTCGGCGAAATCCGCTACCGTTATCCCGTGGAGCGGCTGCCGGGCGACACGGATCTCGCGCAACACCTGAACAACCTGACCTATGCGGGCGCGGCGGGGCGTTACCCCCAGGGCATTCCCGACGATGTGCGCGCGCAGGTGGACAAGGAGCTGGCGCTCATCCACGAACTCCAGTTCGAGGGCTACTTCCTCACCATGTGGGAAATCGTCCAGTTCTGTCGTCGCGAACAGATCCTCTGCCAGGGCCGGGGATCCGCCGCCAACTCCGCCGTGTGCTATTGCCTCGGCATCACGGCGGTCGATCCCGTGCGCATGGGGCTCCTCTTCGAGCGCTTCCTCTCCCGCGAGCGCAACGAACCGCCGGATATCGATCTGGACATTGAGCACAGCCGTCGCGAGGAAGCGATCCAGCACGTCTACCAGCACTATGGCCGCACGCACGCCGCGATGGTGGCCAATTTCATCCGCTACCGCGCGCGCTCCGCGGTGCGCGACGTAGGCAAGGTCCTCGGCCTGCCCGAAACGGCCCTGGAACGCCTCGCGCGGCTCCTCTCGCATCATGACTTCCCCACCGACGACACCCTGCGCACGGCGGGCCTGGATCCGGCCAATCCCGTTCATGGACACCTCCTCCGCCTCACCCAGGAGATCGAGGACGTGCCCCGCCACCTCTCCATCCACCCCGGCGGCTTTCTGCTCGGCCACGAGGCGGTGAGCACGCTGGTGCCCATCGAAAACGGCGCCATGGCGGATCGCACCGTCATCCAGTGGGACAAAGACGACATCGAGGAACTCGGCCTCTTCAAGGTGGACCTCTTGGGCCTCGGCGCGCTCAACGTGGTGCATCGCGCTTTCGATTTGATCGAGCAGCACACGGGCGAGACCTGGACCCTCGCCACGATACCCCCGGAAGACCCGGCCACCTTCGCGCAGATCCAGCAGGGCGACACCGTGGGCGTTTTCCAGATCGAGAGCCGCGCCCAGATGGCCATGCTGCCGCGCCTGCGCCCGAAGAACTACTACGACCTCGTGATCGAAGTCAGCATCGTCCGCCCCGGCCCCATCACCGGCGGCATGGTGCACCCCTACCTGCGGCGGCGCAACGGCGAAGAGCCCGTGACCTATCCCCACGCCTGCCTGGAGCCCGTACTGAAGAAGACGCTGGGCATTCCGCTCTTCCAGGAGCAGGTGATGCAACTCGCCATGGTCGCCGCCGACTATACCCCCGGCGAGGCCGACCAGCTCCGGCGCGATATGGCCGCGTGGAAGAAGAGCGGGCGCATCCTGCGCCACCGCGACCGATTGATCTCGCGCATGATGAAAAAAGGCATTGCCCGGGAGTTTGCCGAGCGCGTCTTCGAGCAGATCCAGGGCTTCGGCGAATACGGCTTTCCCGAGAGCCACGCCGCCAGCTTCGCCCTCATCGCCTACGCCACCGCGTGGCTCAAGCAGCATCACCCGGCGGCCTTCCTCACCGCGCTTCTCAATGCCCAGCCCATGGGTTTCTACAGCCCCGCCACGCTGGTGGAAGACGCCAAGCGCCACGATGTGGAGGTACGCCCGATTGATATTCGCTACAGCGACTGGGACTGCACGCTGGAGGGGGAAAGGACAAAGGACCTAAAGGACGGAAGGGACTTAAAGGACAAAGACAGCGCGGCCTCTTACTCGCTGTCAACTGTCAACTATCAACTGTCAACTCCTCATTTTCAGCTATCAACTATCAACTGTCAACTGTCCACTAGAATGGGCTTCCGCTTCGTCAAGGGCCTTCAGGAATCCGAAGCCCGCCGCATCCTCGCCGCGCGGGCCGAGGCCCCCTTCACCTCCCTCGACGATTTCGCCCGGCGCGCGCGCCTGCCCCACGGCAGCCTCGTGCGTCTCGCCGAGGCCGGGGGTCTCGCGGCCTTCCGCGACGACCGCCGCAGCGCCCTCTGGAGCGCCCTCGGCCTCGACCGCGATCTCCACGCCGACCTCGACCTGGCCACGCCCGAGCCCGAGGCGAACCTCGATCCCCTTACGCGCGCCGAAGCCATCCACTGGGACTACGCCTACACCAGCCACAGCACCCACGGCCACCCCATCGCGCCCTACCGCGAGACGCTCGCGCGACAGGGCCTCCCCGACGCCGCCCGCGTCGCCGCCATGAAAAACGGCACCCGCACCCGCTACGCCGGCCTCGTCATCTGCCGCCAGCGCCCCGGCACGGCCGCCGGCGTCGTCTTCATGACCCTTGAAGACGAGACCGGCCTCGTCAACCTCGTCGTCTGGGAGCGGGTCTACAAACAACACCGCACCCTGGTTAAGACCCAATCCTTCATCGGCGTAACAGGGAAATTACAGGTCCAGTCCGGCGTCACGCATTTGGTGGCGGAGGAATTGTGGATACCCGAGACGAGATTGACGACGGAGGAGACGAAAAGTCGGGATTTTCATTGA